A genomic region of Leptolyngbya sp. NIES-2104 contains the following coding sequences:
- the purB gene encoding adenylosuccinate lyase — protein MTVEFEQPTLIERYTLPEMGDLWTDHYKFKTWLDVEIAVCEAQAELGYIPAEAVEEIKSKAKFEVSRILEIEAQVRHDVIAFLTNVNEHVGDAGRYIHLGMTSSDVLDTALALQMVASLDVIMTQVEALIQAIRYQAQQHRNTVMIGRSHGIHAEPITFGFKLAGWLAEMLRHRDRLCALRKSIAVGQISGAVGTYANIDPRIEALTCQHLGLEPDTASTQVISRDRHADFMNGLALLGASIERFAVEIRNLQKTDVLEVEEFFSKGQKGSSAMPHKRNPIRSERLTGMARLLRGYAVAALENVALWHERDISHSSVERVALPDACILTHFMLVETTDLVRNLLVYPENMARNMNVYGGVVFSQRVMLALVQKGLSREDAYAIVQSCAHQAWNKDDGNFRKLLSDDPRVTETMSPAELDECFDPQVHLKNLDQVYQRLGI, from the coding sequence GTGACGGTTGAATTTGAGCAACCTACCTTGATTGAGCGTTACACCCTGCCTGAGATGGGCGATTTGTGGACGGATCACTACAAATTTAAAACCTGGCTCGATGTTGAAATTGCAGTGTGTGAAGCACAAGCCGAGCTAGGTTATATTCCGGCTGAAGCGGTCGAAGAAATTAAATCGAAAGCCAAATTTGAGGTCAGTCGGATTCTGGAAATCGAAGCACAAGTTCGTCATGATGTGATTGCATTTCTAACGAATGTCAATGAACATGTGGGTGATGCGGGACGCTACATTCACTTAGGGATGACCAGCTCCGATGTGTTAGATACCGCGCTTGCACTCCAAATGGTCGCCAGCTTAGACGTGATCATGACGCAGGTGGAAGCGTTGATCCAGGCGATTCGATATCAGGCGCAACAACATCGCAATACAGTAATGATTGGTCGATCGCATGGCATTCATGCGGAGCCGATTACATTCGGATTTAAGCTTGCAGGCTGGTTAGCAGAAATGCTGCGACATCGCGATCGACTTTGTGCGTTGAGAAAATCGATCGCGGTCGGTCAAATTTCTGGAGCCGTGGGAACTTATGCGAATATTGATCCACGCATCGAAGCATTGACCTGTCAGCATTTGGGATTGGAACCGGATACAGCATCGACTCAGGTGATTTCTCGCGATCGACATGCGGATTTTATGAATGGGTTGGCGCTGTTGGGAGCCTCGATCGAGCGATTCGCTGTTGAGATCCGCAATTTGCAAAAAACCGATGTTTTAGAAGTCGAGGAGTTCTTTTCAAAAGGACAGAAAGGATCGTCAGCAATGCCCCACAAGCGAAATCCGATTCGATCGGAGCGGCTGACCGGAATGGCACGTTTACTGAGAGGATATGCAGTTGCAGCTTTAGAAAACGTCGCACTTTGGCATGAGCGGGATATTTCTCATAGTTCTGTAGAACGAGTTGCACTGCCTGATGCCTGCATTCTCACTCACTTTATGTTGGTTGAAACAACAGATTTAGTGAGAAATCTGCTGGTTTATCCCGAAAACATGGCGCGGAACATGAACGTTTACGGCGGAGTCGTGTTCAGTCAGCGAGTGATGCTGGCATTAGTGCAGAAAGGATTGAGCCGTGAAGATGCTTATGCGATCGTGCAATCTTGTGCCCATCAAGCTTGGAACAAAGATGATGGCAACTTCCGCAAGCTTTTGAGCGACGATCCGCGTGTGACTGAAACAATGTCGCCTGCTGAACTCGATGAATGTTTTGATCCACAAGTTCACCTCAAGAACTTAGATCAGGTTTATCAGCGGCTGGGCATTTAG
- a CDS encoding TldD/PmbA family protein yields the protein MKFKVDREQEINLAYSDQELGIVQFPELLLSVSQVSMPLPEQLLDLALRDGAESAEVFQSQSLSRPVFFEANRLKQLESTEAEGTALRLWKQGRPGLAVAYGDVEPQALVDRAIAISQLNEPEDIELSPASQLSYPDVGKTVAVEQLVEWGKIAIELVRDRYPEVLCSCGWDCEAETTRLINSNGLDCGYTDTTLSGFLEVEWVRGDDFLNVADGQTERDRLDPIAIAQQVLQRLDWAKENTAPPVGKVPILFTSKAMDMLWGTVQSALNGKQVIEGASPWSDRLGKLVTSEAITLSQQPNVGPFSCPFDDEGTPTRMITFIDRGELQLFYADRTTGKSLGSGTTGNGFRSGLGSYPTPGLFNILVKPGTKSLEELISSIDNGLIVDQMLGGGAGISGEFSINVDLGYRVENGQIVGRVKDTMVAGSVYTALKNLVELGGDGEWNGSCFTPSAIVEGLSCTGRA from the coding sequence TTGAAATTCAAAGTCGATCGCGAACAGGAAATCAATTTAGCGTACAGTGATCAAGAGTTGGGTATCGTCCAGTTTCCCGAACTCTTGCTGTCTGTCTCCCAAGTTTCTATGCCCCTACCCGAACAATTGCTTGATCTGGCTTTACGCGATGGAGCCGAGTCTGCTGAAGTGTTTCAATCGCAATCGCTTTCTCGTCCGGTCTTTTTTGAAGCGAATCGTTTGAAACAACTGGAAAGCACTGAGGCGGAAGGAACGGCTTTACGGTTGTGGAAACAAGGTCGTCCAGGATTAGCGGTAGCTTATGGAGATGTTGAACCTCAAGCATTAGTCGATCGAGCGATCGCGATTAGTCAACTCAATGAACCCGAAGACATAGAGCTTTCACCTGCCTCACAACTGTCTTATCCAGATGTGGGTAAGACAGTTGCGGTTGAGCAGTTGGTTGAATGGGGCAAAATCGCGATCGAACTGGTGCGCGATCGTTATCCGGAGGTGCTTTGTTCGTGTGGTTGGGATTGTGAAGCGGAAACGACGCGATTAATTAATTCCAATGGTCTTGATTGCGGCTATACGGATACGACATTGAGCGGGTTTCTCGAAGTCGAATGGGTTCGGGGCGATGACTTTCTCAATGTGGCGGATGGACAGACGGAACGCGATCGACTTGATCCAATCGCGATCGCACAACAGGTTTTACAACGACTGGATTGGGCGAAAGAAAATACTGCGCCCCCAGTCGGAAAAGTGCCGATTCTGTTTACCTCGAAAGCGATGGACATGCTGTGGGGAACGGTGCAATCGGCACTCAATGGCAAGCAAGTGATCGAAGGGGCATCCCCTTGGAGCGATCGATTAGGAAAGCTTGTGACTTCTGAAGCGATCACCCTTTCACAGCAGCCGAATGTAGGACCGTTTAGCTGTCCGTTTGACGATGAAGGGACACCGACTCGGATGATTACGTTTATCGATCGAGGTGAACTGCAACTGTTTTACGCCGATCGTACAACCGGGAAATCCTTGGGCAGTGGGACGACTGGGAACGGATTTCGATCGGGTTTAGGAAGCTATCCAACACCAGGACTGTTCAATATTTTAGTGAAACCAGGAACGAAGTCTTTAGAGGAATTAATCTCGTCGATCGACAACGGTTTAATCGTGGATCAAATGCTTGGAGGGGGCGCGGGGATTTCTGGCGAGTTTTCGATCAATGTCGATTTGGGATATCGAGTTGAGAATGGTCAAATCGTGGGCAGAGTTAAAGACACGATGGTTGCAGGTAGCGTTTATACCGCGTTGAAGAATTTGGTGGAGTTGGGAGGCGATGGTGAGTGGAATGGATCGTGCTTTACGCCTTCCGCGATCGTTGAGGGGCTTTCTTGTACCGGACGAGCTTAG
- a CDS encoding ParM/StbA family protein, with product MNGLGTRSRPRKETTGIVTHRTIALDAGNYDLKFWNGAGHPRAIRSVRFQLPQGRDPVRYSDQSPLIELPDGTRYHFGTQAYKYRRQQQTVVENKVDLSRLHLYACLEPERDEELSQFPLHVYASTPDPSRNADAIKSQLLGMHEFKRNGISFRITVEHVEVEREGIGSYRYAEQLGLIPDSGYTIVVDIGGGTWLTRLIDAEGDVIDENVMDRGGSYELATAISFDRRLIDGLGTTVDPAIVMDGFKSGHCYADTGLSWSLWLEEYLDPWFKGIFQTIKAQYTPYMPRVTRFLVTGGSSHLIAERLAGRKLFAVMPDPQFANVRGLFPIAEGWQLCMTTK from the coding sequence ATGAACGGATTAGGCACTCGCAGTAGACCTCGGAAAGAAACCACCGGAATCGTCACACACCGCACGATCGCACTGGATGCTGGAAACTATGACCTCAAGTTTTGGAACGGTGCAGGACATCCCAGAGCCATTCGATCGGTCAGATTCCAACTGCCTCAAGGACGTGACCCGGTGCGTTATTCCGACCAGTCGCCGCTGATCGAGCTGCCGGATGGAACTCGCTATCATTTTGGCACACAAGCGTACAAATATCGCCGCCAACAGCAAACCGTCGTCGAGAACAAAGTGGATTTGTCAAGGCTGCATCTCTATGCCTGTCTGGAACCAGAGCGCGATGAAGAACTCAGTCAATTTCCGCTGCATGTTTACGCTTCGACTCCTGATCCAAGTCGTAACGCAGATGCAATCAAATCTCAACTGCTTGGAATGCACGAGTTTAAACGGAATGGAATTTCATTTAGAATCACAGTTGAGCATGTTGAAGTAGAGCGCGAAGGAATCGGATCTTATCGCTATGCTGAACAGCTAGGACTCATTCCCGATAGTGGATATACGATCGTGGTTGATATCGGTGGCGGAACGTGGTTGACTCGCCTAATTGATGCTGAGGGCGATGTGATTGATGAGAATGTCATGGATCGCGGTGGATCGTACGAGTTGGCGACAGCAATTAGTTTCGATCGACGGTTGATCGATGGCTTGGGAACGACGGTTGATCCCGCGATCGTCATGGATGGCTTTAAATCCGGTCATTGTTATGCAGACACCGGATTATCCTGGTCGCTGTGGCTCGAAGAGTACCTCGATCCTTGGTTTAAGGGGATTTTTCAAACGATTAAAGCTCAGTACACTCCATATATGCCGCGTGTGACTCGATTTCTGGTCACTGGAGGCAGTTCACATCTGATCGCTGAACGGTTAGCCGGGCGGAAATTGTTTGCGGTGATGCCTGATCCGCAGTTCGCGAATGTGCGTGGATTGTTTCCGATCGCTGAGGGGTGGCAGCTATGTATGACAACAAAGTGA
- a CDS encoding metal ABC transporter permease, protein MNALIEPLQYGFMQRSLIIAILVGLICAIVGSYLIVQRLALLGDAISHSVLPGLAIAFLFGFNIFVGAFIAGVLSTVIIAWIRARSPIKEDAAMGIVFSAFFALGITLITVIQKDNKIDLNHFLFGNILGVTVSDVRDTAIIATVILAVVFLFYKELLFYTFDSLGAQATGLPTNLLNLGLMVLIALTIVASMKAVGVILVLSLLITPGATAYLLVKRLHHVMILGAAIGILSSISGMYLSYFYNLPSGAAIVMVASGLFFLAFLLSPRHGILTQPRAKTAPSLPLLREIRDLMPRNRQKG, encoded by the coding sequence ATGAATGCCCTGATTGAGCCTTTACAATACGGATTCATGCAGCGATCGCTAATCATTGCGATTCTTGTCGGATTGATTTGCGCGATCGTAGGAAGCTATCTGATCGTTCAGCGGTTAGCCCTTCTAGGGGATGCGATTAGTCATTCTGTCCTACCGGGACTCGCGATCGCGTTTCTATTCGGATTTAATATCTTTGTTGGTGCATTTATCGCAGGCGTTTTAAGTACTGTAATCATTGCCTGGATACGAGCGCGATCGCCGATTAAAGAAGATGCTGCGATGGGCATTGTGTTTAGTGCATTTTTTGCATTGGGAATCACATTAATCACGGTGATTCAAAAAGATAACAAGATTGATTTAAACCATTTTCTCTTTGGCAATATTTTAGGCGTTACCGTTAGCGATGTTCGAGATACAGCGATCATTGCTACGGTGATTTTAGCGGTCGTCTTTCTTTTTTACAAAGAACTACTTTTCTACACCTTTGATTCACTCGGCGCACAAGCCACAGGACTACCGACGAATTTATTGAATTTAGGCTTAATGGTACTGATCGCACTCACGATCGTCGCCAGTATGAAAGCCGTTGGAGTCATTTTAGTTTTATCGCTGCTGATCACTCCAGGTGCAACCGCTTATCTACTTGTCAAACGATTGCACCATGTCATGATTCTGGGAGCCGCGATCGGGATTCTTTCCAGTATCAGCGGCATGTATCTCAGCTATTTTTACAATCTGCCATCAGGAGCCGCGATCGTCATGGTCGCATCGGGTTTGTTTTTCCTTGCGTTTCTCCTCAGCCCGCGACACGGCATTCTCACCCAACCCAGAGCCAAAACCGCTCCGTCATTGCCATTACTGCGTGAAATTCGAGACTTGATGCCTAGAAATCGTCAAAAGGGTTGA
- a CDS encoding metal ABC transporter ATP-binding protein, whose product MQSASFFDNTSPNPRFTVHTQAQQAASNLVVDNLSVKYRSIEALSNVSFSVKPGRLVGIFGPNGAGKSTLIKAMLGLIPSISGKVLYQGKPLVDQLEQVAYVPQRSQIDWSYPVTVWDVVMMGRTKKTGWFQRYSSISRRLATQALERVGMIEFRDRAISDLSGGQQQRVFLARALAQQAEVFCFDEPFVGIDQKTQSIMFDVFKELTRENKLILVVNHDLGESITHFDDLILLNKSLVASGTRQQVMTQENLEQAYGGRVVFFSEAA is encoded by the coding sequence ATGCAGTCGGCTTCCTTTTTTGACAACACCAGCCCAAATCCACGATTCACGGTGCACACACAAGCACAACAAGCCGCATCGAATTTGGTAGTCGATAACTTGAGCGTGAAATATCGCTCGATCGAAGCTTTGAGCAATGTCAGCTTTTCGGTGAAACCGGGTCGCTTAGTTGGCATCTTTGGACCGAATGGAGCCGGGAAAAGTACGCTGATCAAGGCGATGTTGGGATTGATCCCGTCGATTAGCGGCAAGGTGCTCTATCAAGGAAAACCGTTAGTCGATCAATTGGAACAAGTCGCGTATGTGCCGCAGCGATCACAAATTGACTGGAGCTATCCGGTGACGGTTTGGGATGTGGTGATGATGGGACGCACCAAGAAAACGGGCTGGTTTCAGCGGTATTCTTCGATTAGTCGGCGGTTGGCAACTCAGGCACTAGAGCGCGTCGGAATGATCGAATTTCGCGATCGAGCTATCTCAGATCTTTCAGGCGGTCAACAGCAACGAGTCTTTCTCGCTCGCGCACTGGCACAACAAGCAGAAGTGTTTTGCTTTGATGAACCGTTTGTCGGAATTGATCAGAAAACACAGTCGATTATGTTTGATGTGTTCAAAGAATTAACTCGTGAAAATAAATTGATTCTGGTCGTAAATCACGATCTTGGCGAATCGATCACGCACTTCGATGATTTGATTTTGCTGAACAAATCGCTGGTTGCCAGTGGAACCCGTCAGCAAGTCATGACCCAAGAAAATCTCGAACAGGCTTACGGTGGTAGAGTCGTCTTTTTCTCGGAAGCTGCTTAA
- the tgt gene encoding tRNA guanosine(34) transglycosylase Tgt: MNQFSFQCQARCKHTHARAGVFHTPHGIVETPRFMPVGTLANVKTMTPAQLEETGAQMVLSNTYHLHLQPGEDIVEKAGGVHRFMNWSKPMLTDSGGFQVFSLSEMRSITDEGVTFRSPRDGQMIKITPEKSIEIQNALGADVIMAFDECPPPGVGRDATEKATNRTYEWLKRCIEAHQRSDQALFGIVQGGEFLDLRAEAVRQLTDLDLPGYAIGGVSVGEAPEVIDRVVQATTPLLPEHKPRYLMGVGTYREMARAIAAGMDLFDCVIPTRLARHGAALVQGERWNLKNARFREDFAPIDESCPCYTCQNFSRAYVSHLLRSQELLAYTLISIHNITELIRFTQQIRAAIFNGTFHTEFAKWIEPA, encoded by the coding sequence TTGAATCAGTTTTCTTTTCAGTGCCAAGCTCGCTGCAAACACACTCACGCCCGCGCTGGAGTCTTCCACACACCGCATGGAATCGTTGAAACTCCTCGATTTATGCCTGTGGGAACCCTAGCGAATGTGAAAACGATGACACCTGCCCAACTCGAAGAGACGGGGGCACAGATGGTGTTGTCGAATACGTATCATTTGCACTTGCAGCCAGGGGAGGACATTGTAGAAAAGGCTGGAGGTGTTCATCGGTTTATGAATTGGTCGAAACCGATGCTGACTGATTCTGGTGGGTTTCAGGTGTTTAGCTTGAGCGAAATGCGATCGATTACCGATGAAGGTGTGACGTTTCGATCGCCTCGTGATGGGCAAATGATCAAAATCACGCCAGAAAAGTCGATCGAGATTCAAAATGCGCTGGGTGCAGATGTAATTATGGCGTTCGATGAGTGTCCACCACCGGGAGTGGGACGCGATGCCACCGAGAAAGCTACAAATCGAACTTATGAATGGCTGAAACGCTGTATCGAGGCGCATCAACGATCGGATCAAGCTCTGTTTGGAATTGTTCAAGGTGGAGAATTTTTGGATCTCAGAGCCGAAGCGGTTCGACAGTTGACTGACTTAGATTTGCCCGGATATGCGATCGGGGGTGTCAGCGTGGGAGAAGCTCCTGAAGTTATCGATCGCGTGGTTCAAGCGACTACACCTTTATTACCGGAACATAAACCGCGCTACTTGATGGGAGTGGGAACCTATCGGGAAATGGCAAGAGCGATCGCCGCAGGAATGGATTTATTTGATTGTGTGATTCCCACTCGATTAGCAAGGCATGGAGCGGCACTCGTGCAGGGAGAACGCTGGAATTTGAAAAATGCGAGATTTAGAGAAGATTTCGCGCCGATCGATGAAAGTTGCCCTTGCTATACCTGTCAGAATTTTAGTCGGGCTTATGTGAGTCATTTACTGCGATCGCAAGAATTGCTGGCTTATACACTAATCTCAATTCATAACATCACTGAGTTGATTCGATTCACCCAACAAATTCGAGCCGCGATTTTTAACGGCACGTTTCACACTGAATTTGCAAAGTGGATTGAACCTGCATAA
- a CDS encoding type II toxin-antitoxin system PemK/MazF family toxin — MAVVARRFDVFLVQLDPTIGAEIQKTRPCVILSPDEMNRSLKTVLVAPLTSVKRNFPFRVDCQFQGKEGQIVLDQIRAVDKIRLVQFLAQVSSEEQKAILDKLTEIFAE; from the coding sequence ATGGCAGTGGTAGCTCGTCGATTTGATGTCTTTCTAGTCCAGCTAGATCCAACGATTGGAGCCGAAATTCAGAAAACTCGCCCTTGTGTGATTCTTTCTCCTGATGAGATGAATCGATCGCTAAAAACAGTGTTAGTTGCGCCCTTAACTTCGGTCAAGCGAAATTTTCCCTTTCGAGTAGATTGTCAGTTTCAAGGAAAAGAAGGGCAGATTGTATTAGATCAAATTCGGGCAGTAGACAAAATTCGACTCGTTCAATTTCTCGCTCAGGTGAGTTCAGAAGAACAAAAAGCCATTCTCGATAAGTTAACTGAAATTTTTGCAGAGTAA
- a CDS encoding AbrB/MazE/SpoVT family DNA-binding domain-containing protein produces MSRTIKTQIVRVGNSQGIRIPKKLLEQSGIQTEVEIEVQGNSLIIRPATHPRAGWEDAIRAVIAEHGDEGLLDDATPTQWDETEWQW; encoded by the coding sequence ATGAGTAGGACAATTAAGACGCAGATTGTAAGAGTCGGAAATTCTCAAGGTATCCGCATTCCGAAAAAGCTTCTAGAACAGAGCGGCATTCAAACTGAAGTAGAAATCGAAGTGCAAGGAAATAGCTTGATCATCCGTCCTGCAACTCATCCACGAGCAGGATGGGAAGATGCAATCCGGGCGGTCATTGCGGAACACGGTGACGAGGGATTGCTAGATGATGCAACTCCAACGCAATGGGACGAAACCGAATGGCAGTGGTAG
- a CDS encoding photosystem II reaction center protein K codes for MEAVMLLAKLPEAYSIFDPLVDVLPVIPVFFLLLAFVWQAAVGFK; via the coding sequence ATGGAAGCAGTAATGCTACTTGCAAAGTTGCCCGAAGCTTATTCGATTTTTGATCCGCTGGTGGATGTCCTGCCTGTGATTCCGGTTTTCTTTTTGTTGCTGGCGTTTGTGTGGCAAGCGGCAGTGGGTTTCAAATAA
- a CDS encoding glutathione S-transferase family protein → MLKLYGGARSRASIVQWYLEELEIPYEFILLDMQAGEHRQPNFCEINPFAKVPAIVDGDLKLWESGAILLYLLDRYGKADLNEKANTSACARGIAAQWVLFANATLGPGIFVEANREREMPRLMKPLDEIFGKREFIAGDQFTVSDVAVGSLLAYIPLMLRLDLSEYPNVVNYMKRLAERPAFQKAIGGRK, encoded by the coding sequence ATGCTGAAGCTGTATGGCGGTGCGCGGAGTCGAGCCTCGATCGTGCAATGGTATCTCGAAGAATTAGAGATACCCTACGAATTCATCCTGCTCGATATGCAAGCTGGAGAACACCGACAACCGAACTTTTGCGAAATCAATCCGTTCGCCAAAGTTCCCGCGATCGTAGACGGCGATCTCAAACTTTGGGAGTCGGGCGCAATTTTGCTGTATTTGCTCGATCGATATGGCAAGGCGGATCTAAATGAAAAAGCGAACACGTCCGCGTGCGCCAGAGGCATCGCAGCTCAGTGGGTTCTTTTTGCGAATGCCACTTTAGGACCCGGAATTTTCGTCGAAGCCAATCGAGAACGAGAAATGCCCCGCTTGATGAAGCCGCTTGACGAGATTTTTGGCAAGCGTGAATTTATTGCAGGCGATCAATTCACGGTTTCTGATGTCGCAGTCGGTTCGCTTCTCGCCTACATTCCGCTGATGTTACGACTCGATTTGAGCGAATACCCGAATGTGGTGAACTACATGAAGCGACTTGCAGAACGTCCAGCGTTTCAGAAAGCGATTGGTGGGCGAAAATAA
- a CDS encoding alpha-D-glucose phosphate-specific phosphoglucomutase, with amino-acid sequence MTFNTVTTQPFSDQKPGTSGLRKLVTVFQQPRYLENFVQAIFDSIGDFAGQTLVLGGDGRFYNRQAVQIILKMAAANGFGRVKVGQGGILSTPATSAVIRKYNAFGGIILSASHNPGGPDGDFGIKYNIGNGGPAPEKVTEAIYDRSKTITEYKISDASDVNLDILGTTQLDGMTVEVIDSVIDYAALMESLFDFDRIRQLLTGGKFRMCMDSLHAVTGSYAHAIFEGRLGAPKGTVQNGTPLEDFGGGHPDPNLVYAHDLVEVLFGENAPDFGAASDGDGDRNMILGRHFFVTPSDSLAVLAANATLVPGYRNGLAGIARSMPTSQAPDRVAAKLGIDCYETPTGWKFFGNLLDAGKATLCGEESFGTGSNHIREKDGLWAVLFWLNILAVTGKSVEELMREHWRTYGRNYYSRHDYEAIDSDRANTLITQLREKLPTLKGQKFGNYEVEYSDDFSYTDPIDGSVSQKQGVRIGFTDGSRIVFRLSGTGTQGATLRLYVERYEADPSKHEADPQVALAELIEIADSVAQIKSLTEMDQPTVIT; translated from the coding sequence ATGACCTTTAACACCGTGACAACACAGCCGTTTTCTGACCAAAAGCCGGGGACTTCTGGCTTACGAAAACTCGTAACCGTCTTTCAGCAACCGCGCTATCTCGAAAATTTTGTGCAAGCGATTTTCGATAGTATTGGCGATTTTGCGGGACAGACTTTAGTACTGGGCGGCGATGGTCGCTTCTACAATCGGCAAGCCGTTCAAATCATTCTCAAAATGGCGGCAGCGAATGGATTCGGGCGGGTGAAAGTGGGTCAGGGTGGGATTCTTTCGACTCCTGCGACTTCTGCCGTGATTCGGAAGTACAACGCTTTTGGCGGCATTATTTTGTCTGCGAGTCACAATCCGGGCGGTCCTGATGGCGATTTCGGGATTAAGTACAACATTGGGAATGGTGGACCTGCGCCGGAGAAAGTCACTGAAGCGATTTACGATCGCAGTAAAACCATCACCGAGTACAAAATTTCTGATGCTTCCGATGTGAATTTAGATATTCTCGGAACGACACAGCTTGATGGAATGACCGTTGAAGTGATCGATTCGGTGATTGATTACGCGGCACTGATGGAATCGCTGTTTGATTTCGATCGTATTCGTCAATTGCTGACAGGTGGAAAGTTTCGGATGTGCATGGATTCGCTCCATGCGGTGACGGGTTCTTATGCTCACGCAATTTTTGAAGGTCGATTAGGCGCACCAAAGGGAACGGTTCAAAATGGCACTCCGCTGGAAGATTTTGGCGGCGGACATCCTGATCCGAACTTGGTTTATGCTCATGATTTGGTGGAAGTTCTTTTTGGTGAAAATGCTCCGGATTTTGGGGCGGCTTCGGATGGAGATGGCGATCGTAATATGATTCTCGGTCGTCACTTTTTTGTGACTCCAAGTGATAGTTTGGCGGTACTAGCAGCGAATGCAACTCTAGTTCCGGGCTATCGAAATGGACTGGCGGGAATTGCTCGATCGATGCCCACTTCACAAGCGCCCGATCGCGTGGCTGCAAAACTCGGAATTGATTGCTACGAAACGCCCACGGGCTGGAAGTTTTTCGGTAATCTTCTGGATGCTGGCAAGGCGACTCTCTGCGGTGAAGAAAGCTTTGGAACCGGATCAAACCACATTCGAGAGAAAGACGGTTTATGGGCGGTCTTGTTTTGGTTGAACATTTTGGCGGTCACTGGAAAGTCTGTTGAAGAGTTGATGCGAGAACATTGGCGGACGTATGGACGGAACTATTATTCTCGACATGACTATGAAGCGATCGATAGCGATCGGGCTAATACACTAATCACGCAACTGAGAGAAAAGCTCCCAACGCTGAAAGGTCAGAAGTTTGGTAACTATGAAGTCGAGTACAGTGATGATTTTAGCTACACTGACCCGATCGATGGCAGTGTCAGTCAGAAACAAGGGGTGCGAATCGGATTTACCGATGGTTCGAGAATTGTTTTCCGATTGTCGGGAACGGGAACACAGGGCGCGACTTTGCGACTGTATGTAGAACGGTATGAGGCTGATCCGTCGAAACATGAAGCTGATCCACAGGTGGCATTGGCGGAATTGATTGAAATTGCCGATTCGGTAGCGCAGATTAAATCATTGACGGAGATGGATCAACCGACCGTGATCACCTGA